The nucleotide sequence CAAAAGTCAAAAGTTAAAAGTCAAAATAAAGTTATTTTTACTTTCCCTTTCCCCCTGCCCCCTGCCGTCTTGCACTAGCCCCTTCAGCGTATCAATTCTCACTGGCAGCGAGACAAGGGCTGTTTGAACGCCCATAATTGAAATTAAATGGTATCCCCTGCAAGGAGATTCTATGAGTAAGTTAATTGTTATAGCATTAGTGGTAGGTTACGTAGCTGGGATCTGGAAGTTCTGGACTGGGTTTGAGAGAACAAACTTTAACCGGGATTTGCCTACTCGCGTTACAATGTCGCTGCTGTGGCCTGTTTTGTTGGTAAATGGATCTTTTCGGAAGAATTTTCGGAAAGCCCTGAAAGGTTAGCTTTTTCCTAGTAGGGTAAGCTGTTGGAAGACCAAGCAGAGACTAATAAGCGACTTTGGTTGATTGGTGGGACTACTGAGAGTAGTCAATTGGCAGCTGCGATCGCACAAGCTCAGCTGCCGTGTACTATTTCTGTAACGACAGAAAATGCTCGATCGCTTTACCCAGATGTCCCGGTGTTGCGAGTTTGGGTGGGGCGATTAGATTTTGCTCAAATTCGGCAATTTTTGGCAACAGAGAACATAGGGGCGGTGTTGGATGCTTCTCATCCTTATGCGGTGGAGATTTCCAAAAATGCGATCGCGGCTTGTACCCAATTGGCAATTCCCTATCTGCGTTACGAACGACCGCGTTTTGAAAGCGAGAATTCCCTTAGTACTAGCCGTCAGATCGTACATTTAGATAGTTTCGATACTCTGCTAGCTGGGGAATATTTAGAAGGACAAAGAGTTTTGCTCACGATTGGGTATAAAGTTTTACCTTTATTTAGAGATTGGCAAAAGCGATCGACTTTATTTGCTAGAGTTTTGCCTTTAACGAGTTCGATCGAAGCAGCATTAGCCGCAGGTTTTACGATAGACAAATTATTTGCCATGCGTCCGCCCATTCCTGCCGAATTAGAAAAAGCTTTATGGCAACATTGGCAAATTTCAACGGTAGTAACTAAAGCTTCCGGTACGCCAGGGGGAGAAGATATTAAAAGATTAGTTGCCGATGAATTAGGAGTAACTTTAATAGTTATCGATCCTCCTTTGGTGGAATATCCGCAAGTAACTAGCGATTTGTCTGAAGCGATCGAGTTTTGTAGCGATTATTTATCTAGGCTAGCGGACGTAACATTTCGCCAACTGCGATCGTAAATTCCGGAAACGCCAAAGGCGAAACTCTCCTGCTATCAGACAAAATTAACTCACTTTGATATCCATTTTCACTTGGTTCTCGAAATACATGAAGCTGACGGTTATTTACATCTAACACCCAATAATCAGCAATCCCAGATTGGGCATAAATTCTGGCTTTAATTCCACAATCTTTACTCAAAGTAGTATCTGCAACTTCAATAATTAAATAAATTTCTGAAGGATTGGGATGATGATCTTCGTAGTAAAGCGGATCGAATCTCACCACCGCGATATCCGGTTCTGGTTCAGAAAAATCATCTAGCTGAACAGGTTCTTGCACTCTTACTAAAGCCTGATTCCCCAAACGATTTTCTAGTAGCTTTTCCGTGCGGGTAGTTGCTGCACTGTGCGCTGTTTCTTTCGCTGCCATTTTTAATATTTGTCCTGCCAGTAATTCTACTCGTTCTTCTGGATTGAGGATACCAGATTCAGCCATCTGCTGATATTCTTTAACTGTGAAAAGACGAACATCTAAAAGCATGGATATCTCCTTTAGGAATATATAAAATTACTTCACATTTTGGCTCATCACCCACTGCATCAAACTGGGAAATAAACGATAAGATTCAGTAGCTAAAGATGTAATGCCAACTACTACTTCAGCCTTTTTATTTTTCACCGCATCCCAAATCGCATTAGCAATATCTTCCGGTTTGCTTACCCAAGATGAGTCAAGCAATTTACTCATTTGCTGACGGCGCAATTCGGTTTCAGCTAAATCTTTGCCGCCAAACATAGCGCGTTCCATAAAATTGCTGTTAATCACTCCCGGATGTACCGCACAAACATGAATACCTTTGGGTGCTAATTCCAAACGAAGAGTTTCTGTTAACCCAGTAACGGCATATTTGCTAGCACAATAGGCGGTCATGTTTGGTAGAGGCATTTTGCCACCAACAGAACCGACATTAACTATGGTTCCGGTTTTTCGGGCTAAGAAATGGGGGATGATAGCCTGTATTGTATAAACATATCCCCAAAAGTTGGTATCCATTATTTGATGCCAATCATTGAGAGAAGTGTTTTCGCTCGGCGCTGTTAAACAAATTCCTGCATTGTTGATTAAAATATCGATATTGCCGAAATTTTCTAGTGCCTGATTGACTAAATTTTCTACTTGTTCTGGATTACCTACATCGGTGGGAATCGCTAAGGCAGAACGACCCAGATTTCGCACTTCTTGCGCTACTGCTTCTAATCTTTCTGGTTGACGTGCTGCTAGTACAACATCGTAACCGTTACGCGCAAATAATAATGCTGTTGCTTTGCCAGAACCTTGAGAAGCGCCTGTGATTAGAATTGTTTTAGACATGGTTTGAATGGAGTATTAAGGTAATTTTTTTTACCACAGATGTCCACAGATGAACACAGATAAACACAGATGTAGAGATTAATTTGTCGTAAGGTATATCAGTATAATCTGATTTTTTGATAGACTGTTAGTATGCTAGCGCCATGCCATCGGCGCGAGGTTCCGAAGCAGCGATCAAAACTTTATTTTGGTGCAAAATAATTTGACCTTTCCCAAATAAACTTACTTCTTTGGTGACGCGAACTTCATGTCCTTTTTCGGAGAGTACTCGTGCAATTTCTTGAGAAACTGCCTGTTCTAATAATAACCTTTTTCCCGTGACAAAATGCCATCTGGGAGCGTCTAAAGCTGCTTGAGGATTCATACCATAATCAACCATATTTACTACTACTTGTAAGTGTCCTTGGGGTTGCATTGGCCCACCCATGACGCCAAATGGCCCTAATGGTTGTCCGTCTTTGGTGAGGAATCCGGGGATAATGGTATGGTAGGGACGTTTACCTGGTGCAATTTGGTTGCAGTGTCCCGGTTCTAAGCAGAAACCCATTCCTCGGTTGTGTAGTGCAATTCCGGTGTCGGGAACGAGGATACCACTGCCAAATCCTTCGTAATTTGATTGGATGAAGGAAACCATCAATTCCCCGTCGGATGCTGCTAAATAAACAGTTCCGCCTTTGGGAAGTCCTGGTTCGGCAAGGGGAATTGCTCGATCGCAAATCAAACTACCCCTCTCTTTAGCATAATCCTTATTTAAAAGCGATTCAATTGCCACTTCCATAAAGCGAGGATCTGTAACATGACGGCGCACATCAGCAAATGCCAACTTCATCGCTTCGATTTGCAAATGATAGCTTTCTACTGATTCGCGAGGATATTTAGCAATATCAAATCCTTCTAAGATATTTAATGCCATTAATGCGGCGATTCCTTGTCCGTTGGGGGGAATTTCCCACACGGTTAAATCGCGATAATTAGTCGAAATTGGTTCTACCCAATCTGCTTGATGATTGGCAAAGTCTTCTGTTGTTAAAAAACCCCCAGTATCACTAGCAAAGTTAGCAATTTTACGGGCAATTTCTCCTTGATAAAAACTTTCGCCACCAGAAGATGCGATCGCTCTTAATGTTTTCCCATGTGCTTCACTTCGCCAAACTTCTCCTGCTTCCGGTGCGCGATTATTGGGAAAAAATACTGCTTTAAAAGGTTGAAATTCCGGACGAGTGAGAGGTAGAAATATTCTTTCCGCTCTTTGCCAAGCTTGTGCTGTAACCGGAGATACGGGAAACCCTTCTTCAGCATAGCGAATTGCCGGAGCAAATAGCTGCTCGAATGGCAATTTTCCCCACCGTTCCCATAATTTTCGCCATGCGGAAACTGCGCCGGGAACCGTGACGGGTAACCATCCGGTTTGGGGTACTTCTTTTAGTCCGGTGAATGCTTCTAAACTAAGAGATTGAGGACTTTTGCCAGAGGCATTTAAACCGTGTAATTTGCCATCCCAAACTATCGCAAAAGCATCAGCGCCAATGCCGTTAGAAGTAGGTTCGACTACAGTAAGCGCGATCGCCATTGCTAATGCGGCATCTACTGCATTTCCGCCAGACATTAGCATTTCCATACCTGCGATAACTGCTAGGGGTTGACTGGTGGCGACGGCACCCCTTTTTCCCATGATTAATCGCCGTCCGGAAGGGTAGGGATATTCTGTGAAGTTGAGTAACTGCATAGAACAAATGAATATTAAATTTATTGCCAAAATGGAATAAGGTGATTATTTACCACAGATGTCCACAGATGAACACAGATAAACACAGATAATATATTTACTTTTCTAAAGTTAACCTATATTTAACACTCTACTAAGAGACTAGTAGAGAAGAAATATATTGCTGATTTATCATGAGATAAATCAGCATCTACATCTGTGTTCATCTGTGTTTATCTGTGGGCATCTGTGGTAAAAAAAATTCCTAACACATCACCAACAAATAAGATTTATTTACCACCATAATAAAAGGCTATTTCTTTCTCTTTTAAGGGGGCAAAGTCAGCTTCGGTCAGCATTTTGTTGAGTTCTTCTTGGGGGATATGTTTAGCGCCAATGCGAACAATTCTCGACCTCATTGTATTGCTGACGCCGCTTCTTTGCCGTCCGGCTTCTAGTCCCATGACTTTTTGGTAAAGTTCTAGTTTGGCAGTGGGAATTGGGGAACCGTCGAAGTCTATTCCTTTTGCGATCGCATTATCAATTGCATCAGCACCAGTGGTAGTTTCCATGTTCGGGGTTGTTTCCATATATAACAAAGTTATTCTACCAGGATGAGCAAATCTATATTTCGGTTGATGTTGGTCTGAGAACTAGCAACAAAACTTAACAGTAAGAAGGCACTCTCAATATCGAACAGGAGAAAACTCTTGACTGACAAATTGAAAAAAGGCGACAAAGTGGAGTGGAAGACTTCGCAAGGAACGACTATTGGGGAAGTGAAAGAAAAGCTTACCTTACCCACCGAAATTAAAGGACATCACGTTGCGGCGTCGGAAGATAATCCGGAATATTTGGTGGAAAGCGACAAGTCGGGAAAAGAAGTTGCACATAAACCGGAGTCACTGAAAAAAGTTAAGGAGAAATAAGGATGGCGAAAAGCACTAAGACGGTTGTGCAAGAATTTAAAGAATCTGTCAATATGACAGGAAAAGAATTGGAGTCTTGGTTAAAAACGGATGAGTCGAAAGAAGTAGGTCAAAAGGATGATGGGAAAGAATCGATCGGTCACGAATCCGGTCGTCACATCATCGATATTTTACACAAGAAAGAATCGGATTACACGGAAGATGACTACTCTCAAATGAAGCGAGTTGTCAGCTACGTTTACCGTCATCTAGCGCAACGTCCATCAGGTGATATCGAAAATACTCGTTGGCGATATTCCTTGATGAATTGGGGTCACGATCCTCTGAAGTAAAGCAATGGAATGATAAAATAATGGCAAGCAAAACAACTGAAAAGTTTATCGAGGTTTTGCAAGAAGCAGAGAAAACAAATAATCTCGATTCGTTGGTGGGAATATTTGCTGAAGATGCGGAAATCACCAATCTCGCTACACCTAAACCATTGCGGGGAAGGGATGGCGCACGTCAATTTTGGCAAAAATATTTGTCGGTTTTCAACAATATTAGATCGCATTTTACCAACGTAGTCGAAATTGACGGTACTGCCGTATTGGAATGGAATTCGCAAGGGGATCTCTCGTCGGGAGAACCGATCGACTACCGGGGAGTGACTGTGTTAGAAACAAATAACGGACAAGTGCAGCGCTTCCGTACTTATTACGATTCTGCTGCTTTTTTACCACAAGGCGCTAAAAAATGAATTCAAGTGTTATCAGCAAACAATCTCCTGTAAATACTGTGCCTAATCTAGGTTTAGTGTGCATTACCGCATCGGATAAGGTGCGCTATCGTGCGATGACACGCAAACGGCTGTTACAATTAGCACCCGCCGAACAGACAAAGGCGCTCAGGGAGTTGTATGCTGACAACATTATTCGGTTGAATGCTGCGATCGCATTTTGCAATTTCCACCAAATTCGGCTATACCGAGTCACTTCAGCCCTTTTTCCCTTCGCTGATGAACCTGTAGGGGAAGAGGTGCTAGCTGAATTTACAGATAAATTAGCACAAATAGGCGATCGCGCCACCGAACTCGGTATCCGCATCGTCATCCACCCAGATCAATTTGTGGTGCTGAGTTCGGATAAACCGGATGTAATCGAAAATAGCATCAAGATTTTACGTACTCACGCCATGATTTTAGACTTGTTGGGTTTACCGCGATCGCCTTGGACGATCATGGAAATACACGGCGGAAAATCGGACCGATCGGAACGTTTGATTGATGTTATCAATAATTTACCAGAAAATATTCGCTCTAGATTAGCCTTAGAAAACGACGAACACGCCTACAGCGCTACTGAAATTCTCGATATTTGTCGCGCCGTCAATATACCAATGGTATTTGATGCCCACCATCACGTCATTCACGAAAAACTCGATAGTTACGAACATCCCAGCGTAGGGGAAATGTTAGCAGAAGCACGCACTACTTGGCCTCATCCTGAATGGCAATTAGTTCATATTTCCAATGGAAGAGAATCTTTTAACGATCCCCATCATAGCGATTTAATTACAGTTATGCCAAGTGCTTATCGCCATGCACCTTGGATTGAAGTGGAAGCAAAGTTAAAAGAGGAGGCTATTAATAAGTTGCGTGCAGAATGGATATCGCAATTTTAGATACTATGGGATAGAAACCCGGTTTCTTCAAGAAACCGGGTTTCTGTTAGCAGATATGCGTACATCATTCATTTGAAAAGCACTGTATTTTTTAAAGTTATTTTTGACGAAATTCCGTTCTAAGATCCCGCAGCATTTGGCTAGTTCCTTGTGCGATCGCTTTTTCCACCAGTTGAGGAATCAGTTCAATTATTGGTAAATCGGGAAAGGCGGGACTGATGGATGTTTCCGCGTACCCTGAAGTAGAAAGTAAATAAATTTTTAGTTGCCTATTGCGATAAATCCAAACTTCAGGAACGCCCATCGCTTCGTAAGCATCCAAGGTAGTTCTAGAAGTAACATCTGCCTCGATTGCCAAATCTGGAGGTGGATATTGTTTTAAATCCAAGTTAATACAGCCTTGCATTTGATCGGCATTTTGGATGTAGAAGCAAGTATCGGGTTCAATTCCGGCAATTTCCGGACGTTTGAGCGTAGTTGAGCCAAAATCTTCCCAATTACGTCCCTGTATATCCAGAATCGTTGTGAGAATGTAAGCAATAATGCGGTGGGGACGTTCATGTAAAGCTAGTGGAGACATAATTTCCAGGGTTCCTCGGTAGTAGGCGACGCGACTGCTACGTTTCTCGCCCAAATCGATCAGAATTTGCTCAAAGTCTTGCCAGGAAAGGTTAGAGATAGTTATATGGCTACCT is from Leptolyngbyaceae cyanobacterium and encodes:
- a CDS encoding Uma2 family endonuclease — translated: MLLDVRLFTVKEYQQMAESGILNPEERVELLAGQILKMAAKETAHSAATTRTEKLLENRLGNQALVRVQEPVQLDDFSEPEPDIAVVRFDPLYYEDHHPNPSEIYLIIEVADTTLSKDCGIKARIYAQSGIADYWVLDVNNRQLHVFREPSENGYQSELILSDSRRVSPLAFPEFTIAVGEMLRPLA
- a CDS encoding Uma2 family endonuclease, which encodes MSVTVPIQKIELTPGSHITISNLSWQDFEQILIDLGEKRSSRVAYYRGTLEIMSPLALHERPHRIIAYILTTILDIQGRNWEDFGSTTLKRPEIAGIEPDTCFYIQNADQMQGCINLDLKQYPPPDLAIEADVTSRTTLDAYEAMGVPEVWIYRNRQLKIYLLSTSGYAETSISPAFPDLPIIELIPQLVEKAIAQGTSQMLRDLRTEFRQK
- a CDS encoding DUF2945 domain-containing protein, producing MTDKLKKGDKVEWKTSQGTTIGEVKEKLTLPTEIKGHHVAASEDNPEYLVESDKSGKEVAHKPESLKKVKEK
- a CDS encoding SDR family oxidoreductase produces the protein MSKTILITGASQGSGKATALLFARNGYDVVLAARQPERLEAVAQEVRNLGRSALAIPTDVGNPEQVENLVNQALENFGNIDILINNAGICLTAPSENTSLNDWHQIMDTNFWGYVYTIQAIIPHFLARKTGTIVNVGSVGGKMPLPNMTAYCASKYAVTGLTETLRLELAPKGIHVCAVHPGVINSNFMERAMFGGKDLAETELRRQQMSKLLDSSWVSKPEDIANAIWDAVKNKKAEVVVGITSLATESYRLFPSLMQWVMSQNVK
- a CDS encoding DUF3140 domain-containing protein; translation: MAKSTKTVVQEFKESVNMTGKELESWLKTDESKEVGQKDDGKESIGHESGRHIIDILHKKESDYTEDDYSQMKRVVSYVYRHLAQRPSGDIENTRWRYSLMNWGHDPLK
- a CDS encoding cobalt-precorrin-6A reductase, with protein sequence MEDQAETNKRLWLIGGTTESSQLAAAIAQAQLPCTISVTTENARSLYPDVPVLRVWVGRLDFAQIRQFLATENIGAVLDASHPYAVEISKNAIAACTQLAIPYLRYERPRFESENSLSTSRQIVHLDSFDTLLAGEYLEGQRVLLTIGYKVLPLFRDWQKRSTLFARVLPLTSSIEAALAAGFTIDKLFAMRPPIPAELEKALWQHWQISTVVTKASGTPGGEDIKRLVADELGVTLIVIDPPLVEYPQVTSDLSEAIEFCSDYLSRLADVTFRQLRS
- the ggt gene encoding gamma-glutamyltransferase gives rise to the protein MQLLNFTEYPYPSGRRLIMGKRGAVATSQPLAVIAGMEMLMSGGNAVDAALAMAIALTVVEPTSNGIGADAFAIVWDGKLHGLNASGKSPQSLSLEAFTGLKEVPQTGWLPVTVPGAVSAWRKLWERWGKLPFEQLFAPAIRYAEEGFPVSPVTAQAWQRAERIFLPLTRPEFQPFKAVFFPNNRAPEAGEVWRSEAHGKTLRAIASSGGESFYQGEIARKIANFASDTGGFLTTEDFANHQADWVEPISTNYRDLTVWEIPPNGQGIAALMALNILEGFDIAKYPRESVESYHLQIEAMKLAFADVRRHVTDPRFMEVAIESLLNKDYAKERGSLICDRAIPLAEPGLPKGGTVYLAASDGELMVSFIQSNYEGFGSGILVPDTGIALHNRGMGFCLEPGHCNQIAPGKRPYHTIIPGFLTKDGQPLGPFGVMGGPMQPQGHLQVVVNMVDYGMNPQAALDAPRWHFVTGKRLLLEQAVSQEIARVLSEKGHEVRVTKEVSLFGKGQIILHQNKVLIAASEPRADGMALAY
- a CDS encoding DUF4090 family protein, giving the protein METTPNMETTTGADAIDNAIAKGIDFDGSPIPTAKLELYQKVMGLEAGRQRSGVSNTMRSRIVRIGAKHIPQEELNKMLTEADFAPLKEKEIAFYYGGK
- a CDS encoding nuclear transport factor 2 family protein; amino-acid sequence: MASKTTEKFIEVLQEAEKTNNLDSLVGIFAEDAEITNLATPKPLRGRDGARQFWQKYLSVFNNIRSHFTNVVEIDGTAVLEWNSQGDLSSGEPIDYRGVTVLETNNGQVQRFRTYYDSAAFLPQGAKK
- the uvsE gene encoding UV DNA damage repair endonuclease UvsE produces the protein MNSSVISKQSPVNTVPNLGLVCITASDKVRYRAMTRKRLLQLAPAEQTKALRELYADNIIRLNAAIAFCNFHQIRLYRVTSALFPFADEPVGEEVLAEFTDKLAQIGDRATELGIRIVIHPDQFVVLSSDKPDVIENSIKILRTHAMILDLLGLPRSPWTIMEIHGGKSDRSERLIDVINNLPENIRSRLALENDEHAYSATEILDICRAVNIPMVFDAHHHVIHEKLDSYEHPSVGEMLAEARTTWPHPEWQLVHISNGRESFNDPHHSDLITVMPSAYRHAPWIEVEAKLKEEAINKLRAEWISQF